In the genome of Impatiens glandulifera chromosome 6, dImpGla2.1, whole genome shotgun sequence, the window ccgttttcataagaGAAAACCCTGatccgtttacccggaatttaaaacccgtccgcaatggcaaggaacaccaacaaaTTCTTCCTTTAAACaactaatattttcttttaaatgaaaaatgcACACCAACTTATTACATATTGGGAGAATTTAATTTTACATGTATGAATGCACACCAACTTATTGCATATTAACTCCCTTATCAAGTAAGTAGAAACATacataaatgaaaatatgtctagctattaaatatatatagaggtGAAACAAATCTGTTAATAATAGATCAACGACAAgatatatttgaaattgttaCCATATTATTGGAAAAGGCTTTAACTTCTTGTGATGATGAACCCGTTGAGATCGATGAAGGTTGTTTGATTGAGAATGCTGGTTGTCCTGGTTTGGGGAGTTTCATTGTATCACTTCGCAGCATAACGACCACACTTGACATTGTGGGTCGGTCTGACGGATTTTCTTGCACACAAAGCAATCCGATATGTATGCATTTCAACACTTCCGATGTCACACACATTTCCACTAAAGATTGGTCCATTAACTTCAAACCATTATTATTTCTCCACTCTTCCCATGCCTATATAGAGTCAGTCATTGATGAAGTTATAAGTAATAATAGTTAAACAAATAAACTATCATCAATAtttcctaaaaaaaacaaatttggtTAGAGAGATTCATTGAGGATACTTACAAACATTAGAAGACTTTTTCCAGATTCAGAACTATCAAAATTGCAGTTCCTTTTCCCACTTATTATCTCTAGAAGAAGAACTCCAAAACTGAAAACATCTGATTTGACTGAAAATAATCCTTTAAAAGCATATTCTGGTGGCATGTACCCACTATTCAAGTAGACATCATATGAGAATTGTGTTAAATTATAATCTCccaatgaaaattatatattgctAAAACAAGAAAACTTACTATGTTCCAACTACTCGTCTTGTGTTTACTCCACTTTGTTTAACGTCAACAATTCTTGCCAATCCAAAATCAGATATTTTTGCATTCATTTCATGATCAAGCAAAATATTGCCAGCTTTGAGATCTCTATGTATGATTCGGAGTCGAGAATCCTCGTGCAGGTAAAGAAGTCCGCGAGCTATCCCATCAATGATGTTAAGACGTCTACTCCAATCTAGTTGTGGAGCTCGAGTTGAgtctaattttcaatttaaaaacatgaaatTAGGTGTCAACTAccctatattaattaatagagaattactaataaatattgatttacTAACTAGTACCAAAGATTAAAAAGTCTAAGCTTTTGTTTGGCATGTACTCATAAATGAGAAGGGATTCATTTCCTTCCAAGCAACAACCCACGAGTTTAACAAGATTACGGTGTTGCAGTTTTGCGATCAACGAGACTTCGTTCTTTAACTCTTTTAGGCCTTGACCTGAACTTCTTGAGAGTCGCTTAACTGCAATTTCTTTTCCATCGACTAATGTACCCTACATTGATAAAGTTCCGGTTAGTAATCCAAATTATTTGTGAAGTTGCATGCAGTTATATTTACCTTGTATACTGGACCAAATCCGCCTTCTCCAAGCTTGTTTACTTTCGAGAAACCTTGTGTCGCTTTAATTATGAGATCCAATGGTACTAAAAGGAATTGATCTTGGGATTCAACATTTCGCTCTTCTCCATCTTGAAGTATTCCTCTTCCTAAACCATATCATTAAGGAATAAAAGGAGACGTCAATGATTAGTGTGGATGgaacttatttaatattattatatggaAAATATATTATACCTTGTACTATTGATCTCTTTCTCTTTAGAATATAGAGAAAACCTACTAATGCTGCCATCAATATAACCAATGAAAGAACTATACTGATGATAGTTATGGTTCTTCTCCTTGTCCCATTTCCtatcaaaacaaaatgatgTTATGATAATAGagttcatttgatttttttttttccatgcACAAATCAGACCACGAGTTCTACAATGCAAAAAAAAAGGACAATAATTATGTTTTCCGGTTATTtgacaattatattattattaataattttgactcattttatataatcaaactcatgacaattgatttttaagaattattgtTATCACTTAAACTATCTTAGTGGggtatatttatctaaaaaaattaattaatcgtGTTTTCACTAATTGTATAGAGGGGATGTACTCCACATTAAGTTTAATCCATaggaaaacaaatttattaattactaaatttttatatattcaaatattttaaatgataaaatagatTAGAAGTATGGTgatttttatgataaattgTGTATATTTGACATTTTGTTCGATTATCcctaaatccatttttttaaaattttattcttgCATTAAGATCAAGCCTGCCAAATTTTTCCccttaaataattaatgttcaAATCTCCCCTCAATCTAGTTTTTAGCTCCATCCTTAATTATTCGTCCATAACACTATTATTTGATGTGTTTTGAGATTCATTATGGGAATTTTGTTGAGTTAGTTCGAAAGTTCCTCCCTTTTTTAGAACTTTTGCACTCAATTAATCTCTTAGATttcattaattttcaattatgtGTGTgtaatattgtttaataaataggatagaaatattaaaaataaattcgatTTGGATAACCCAATCTATACCGCTATACGTAAATGAAACTTTCTCggaatttaataagttattacGACATTAAGTCTTTTAGGCCAGCAATTAAGCCATAATTAACACTTGAGATACCTTAATGAGTACTTATCGTATAAACACAATATATAACTAACTAACAATTGTTAAACATTCTTATATAATGAGGTTAATTAAAAGATACGAACCTCCTTTTCGAGTAGAAATATTATTTGTGGCTGGTGGAATCGAcggtggaagaggaggagggGAGGCCGGAGCAGTAGTGTAGAAAGGTTTAATGTCATAGCTCATTTGACAACTTTCCCCATACAACTTTGCATTTGTACTCCCTACGGGTCCCCATTTTGGATAATTTGTCAATGCAATTTGCAAGCACCTTTTGCATTCAAACTCTTTGATATCTGGACTGCACTGGACCAGGCAATACAACGTTTCAAAATTAGTCAACTTTGCCTCTCCCGTCTGAAAATACGGTGGTGTTGTTGTCGTGCTCACTGCTTTCTCGATCAGCTCATTCATTGTAACAGAAAGAACCTAATTTATAGTTAAATCATACTTcgattaattcattaataaaagaTTGTTGAGCAATactaataagttaaaatatctaatatttttaacttattaaaaataaacaaaatgaaatcttatttgaagaaagaaagaaatgaaaagaaaaggaATGCAAAAGCAATGAAAGTTTAAATACCTGGATTAGttagataatatttaaataagttgtcATATAGTTACACTAACATCAAcctattacaaataaataaaatatatttgagttGTTTCCAATCGGTTCAATTATTTGGAGCTAATAAGAAGGTCAAGTTTGAATGATTAAGGATCTCAAACATACCTAAATAGGCTAAATtaacaattagaataaataaatgttatcaAACATATACCAGCACTTAAAAGGGATAAGTCAAAGAAAATCAGTTACGAATAAGGTGAAACAAACAAGCTCAACTAATGAGTAAAACTCATATGTTTTTGTTGGCAATAATAtgtttggtttatttatttgtgataaCACTAATATTAGGACTCACAATTTTTGACCCAATAGAAAAATACGACTCAAACCAAACACGAGAAAAATAGGttagtgtcattttattttttttagtttatatcaAAATGAGATTGA includes:
- the LOC124943184 gene encoding cysteine-rich receptor-like protein kinase 15, with amino-acid sequence MKNFIILPRIFSLFVIMMMSLPFLKLTVGQVNYFNTICDPYGNYSKNSVYETNLNLALANLSSHATAAVINDFYNFTVGTDSDQVYALYLCRGDVNPKLCQSCVETASNMLTTEKCPNNKVAVIWYDECMLRYSNVTIISIATDTGWHWRYWYSTFNVSNPNQLSQVLSVTMNELIEKAVSTTTTPPYFQTGEAKLTNFETLYCLVQCSPDIKEFECKRCLQIALTNYPKWGPVGSTNAKLYGESCQMSYDIKPFYTTAPASPPPLPPSIPPATNNISTRKGGNGTRRRTITIISIVLSLVILMAALVGFLYILKRKRSIVQGRGILQDGEERNVESQDQFLLVPLDLIIKATQGFSKVNKLGEGGFGPVYKGTLVDGKEIAVKRLSRSSGQGLKELKNEVSLIAKLQHRNLVKLVGCCLEGNESLLIYEYMPNKSLDFLIFDSTRAPQLDWSRRLNIIDGIARGLLYLHEDSRLRIIHRDLKAGNILLDHEMNAKISDFGLARIVDVKQSGVNTRRVVGTYGYMPPEYAFKGLFSVKSDVFSFGVLLLEIISGKRNCNFDSSESGKSLLMFAWEEWRNNNGLKLMDQSLVEMCVTSEVLKCIHIGLLCVQENPSDRPTMSSVVVMLRSDTMKLPKPGQPAFSIKQPSSISTGSSSQEVKAFSNNMVTISNISCR